The proteins below come from a single Caulobacter segnis ATCC 21756 genomic window:
- the pdhA gene encoding pyruvate dehydrogenase (acetyl-transferring) E1 component subunit alpha, giving the protein MARTRKAEASEGKAADTGVNAFVGKDELLKFYQDMLLIRRFEERAGQLYGMGLIGGFCHLYIGQEAIAVGMQSISQKGDQIITGYRDHGHMLAAGMDPREVMAELTGRAGGSSKGKGGSMHMFDVETGFYGGHGIVGAQVSLGTGLALANAYKGNGNVSYAYMGDGAANQGQVYESFNMAQLWKLPVVYVIENNQYAMGTAVERSASETAFHKRGISFRIPGEEVDGMDVVAVREAGARATEHARSGQGPYILEMKTYRYRGHSMSDPAKYRTKEEVDEVKTTRDPIDHIKERLAKAGVTEDDLKSVDAEVKRIVAEAAEFARTSPEPDPSELYTDVYLEAAE; this is encoded by the coding sequence ATGGCGCGTACGCGCAAGGCTGAGGCCTCAGAGGGGAAGGCGGCTGACACCGGTGTCAACGCCTTCGTCGGAAAAGACGAACTCCTGAAATTCTATCAGGACATGCTGCTGATCCGCCGCTTCGAGGAGCGAGCCGGCCAGCTGTACGGCATGGGTCTGATCGGCGGCTTCTGCCACCTGTACATCGGTCAGGAAGCCATCGCGGTCGGCATGCAGTCGATCTCGCAGAAGGGTGACCAGATCATCACCGGCTACCGCGACCACGGCCACATGCTGGCCGCGGGCATGGATCCGCGCGAGGTCATGGCCGAGCTGACCGGCCGCGCCGGCGGCTCGTCCAAGGGCAAGGGCGGCTCGATGCACATGTTCGACGTCGAGACCGGCTTCTACGGCGGTCACGGCATCGTCGGCGCGCAGGTTTCGCTGGGCACGGGTCTCGCGCTCGCCAACGCCTACAAGGGCAACGGCAACGTGTCGTACGCCTACATGGGCGACGGCGCGGCCAACCAGGGCCAGGTCTACGAGAGCTTCAACATGGCCCAGCTCTGGAAGCTGCCGGTCGTGTACGTGATCGAGAACAACCAGTACGCGATGGGCACCGCCGTCGAGCGCTCCGCCTCTGAGACCGCCTTCCACAAGCGCGGTATCTCGTTCCGCATTCCGGGCGAGGAAGTCGACGGCATGGACGTCGTCGCCGTCCGTGAAGCCGGCGCCCGCGCCACCGAGCACGCCCGCAGCGGCCAAGGTCCCTACATCCTCGAGATGAAGACCTATCGCTATCGCGGCCACTCGATGTCGGACCCGGCCAAGTACCGGACGAAGGAAGAGGTCGACGAGGTCAAGACGACCCGCGATCCGATCGACCACATCAAGGAGCGCCTGGCCAAGGCTGGCGTCACCGAAGACGACCTGAAGAGCGTCGACGCGGAAGTGAAGCGCATCGTCGCCGAAGCCGCCGAGTTCGC